The Aspergillus fumigatus Af293 chromosome 5, whole genome shotgun sequence nucleotide sequence GTAAACCGCACATGGCTGCCCCTGTATGCCTAGGGCCATGAGGGTGAAGGACTGCATCTAACGTTATCAGCAGAGGCCTGATTGATGGAAGTAATTGACCAGGTAACGAGACAGACTGATTGAGCCGACAGTCAGTGCAGACTAAAAAGCACAGCCAGAATAATACTACAGCTTTGCTGCAATGAGGCTGGATAAGCGAGGGAAAACTGACAGAAGAACACACATCTCAGACAGTCCCAACAAGCTAACAAGATCATTACATTGACATCGCGCCAATTACAGGGAAAGAGGACACCCCCAGGTCGGGTATAGAGGCATTGCCAAGGCTGTCGTATCTGTCATTGTCGGGAGAGACGCGAGGACATGGTGGTTTGGCTGCTGTGAGGACCGAGGAGCTCCCAGAGACCATTTTCCCGATTCGGCTCGAGCTGAAATACACTGTCTGGCTGTCTGACTCTTTGACTGTCTTGATTTCCTGCTAATCGTGCAGATTACATGATCTTGACACGCACAGTTAGAAATCTAAGCCATGTACACGGACCCAATCACCCTCCATCCGCGGCAAGACATGCCGTACGATCTGCGTCCGCGCGCCCTACAATGGGATGGAGTCATGCATGGCAATTCTGCCTGCGCCCTGCCCCCGAGTATAAACAGCGCCGTGCCATTTCCCGCAGCTCATATGGCCGCCCCGCAGGAGCTGTTGTTGCTCTCGCCGCAAGCCCCGGCCGACCCCGGCTCGAGCCAGGGTTCGCCGAGCGAGCTGGGCGCTGGCGGTTATCCTGATGTGAATACTACTTCTGGTGTGCGTCTAATTCTACTCTACCCCTCTACAGGGTAGGAGGCAAAGCTGATGAACCGCCAGTCCAACTGCCGGCAATCGCAGAACCGCGAGGCGCAGCGCCGATTCCGCGAGCGCCGGGAACAGGAACGCATCCAGCTGCGGAAgcggatggaggagctgcggGCGGAGAACGACGCGCTGAGTCGGATGCTagccgaggagaagaatgcaaCTCTCAAGCTCGAGGTGGATAATGAGCAGTTAACAAAAGAGCTGGAGACGTTGCGCCGGCGGTGGCAGGATGTGCTACGGTTGATGGCGGATATGGTgcagcaggaggaggaggtggtgcgAGAGGGGGATTCGCCGTCGACTTGGTCTAGTAGCTCATCCTCATGGTCGTCTTCGTCGCGGAAGGAGGTGCAGGGCCTTAGGAGCTCGATTATGATGCAGATGCTGGTCTTGTTGTTTGACGAAAAGGGGGAGTCGCCTTCGCGGACGGCGATGGCTAGAATGGGGGGCGTTGTCTGGGGGTCCAGGGctatgattgattgattgattgatgaatATCATGTTGCATGAATGGAGTTTGCTTTCCTCACAAACGATGAATTAATCGAAATGAGTCTAGTTCAAGTGTCCAGTGTACATTGGAGATGTCGAAGATAGGGCCCCGGATTATGGATCGACCACGACCAGTCCGGACCAGGAGATGTGTTCGACTCCTCGAATTGGACACTATAGCTCGTCCATCAGCCATCAATTCCATCGATCCGTTTATGGTCGAGACCAACTTTGTGTGTCTTTTGTCAACACGCTAGTCACGCTGACCGCGTGCAGGAAAATACTCCCAGGCCCACGTCAGCTTGCTGCGTTGATGATCAGACGGATTGGATCGACCAAGGACCGGTCCCTAGGCAGAGATTGACTACAGCAGAGGGGATTGCCCGCCATGAACCCTACAAGGCGGCAACCTCATCCCATCCTCTTTGTGAACGGCCCCTCGCTCGGCCGAAGGGGTGACGCTAAATCCCGCAATACACGGTCAGCTCTGATCCGCTGCCGGATCTCAGAGAAACGCAGTACATACCgacaggaggaggaggaggaggagtccAAGCGAGAGCAATTGATTGCTAAACGTCAGGCACGGGACAGGCATTTAGCGGACCAAGGGGTACGTGTCGAACAGCCAGGGATCGGAACCAGGCCCAGGAATCGTCCGAGGCTCAAACTACAGGGTCCAGAATTAGCACACGGTTTGTTCCCTGTGAGTCGCATGAAGTTCCTTACTCTATGCAAGTAAACCAGAATAACCTTGTTACCAAGACACTGACAAGCATCTCGTTTAGCCTCTCCAATGGCAAGTAACTTGGCGATTCATGCTCTGGTCTGGCGAACACTTCGTCACTGATACTTCAGTGTGGAGAGATACTGTGTGTGAATATACTTATATAGAAACTCACTATAGAAAATACACCTGCTAGGTCCTATGCATACAGTAACAACTCTGTCTGAGTCTTAATATTTTGCTATTTCCAAGGATATGATtaataaaaaaaaacccTGTACCTGAACTCATTACCTGGAACACCACCTATGAGGTTGATAATACTACTTAATCTAGATGGTTACAAGGACTTGAATTCCTCTAAATCTACTATAAATGGTGCCCATATTTATAATCAATCTTGACCGCTATTTCAGGGCTTTGGAGGTTGAAATTGATGTTGTCAAGTGTAGTGCAAGGGCTTTTGGTTCCAGCGGATTCGTATGGGCAGTGAAGCTCCTGCAGGCAATACAAGACGCCCTGGCTTGACACTACTCCATTTTTCACGGGCTCGCAGGAAACAACTCCCTCCTCTTTGCATGTAGTGATACGTCACACAGTGGCCTGCCGGTCTGGCGGAAGCTTGTCACTTTGCTTGGTATAATGTATATCATTATCTTCCTGGGTTGTATTGACCCTTGAAATTCCTGCCGATAGAAGAAATG carries:
- a CDS encoding putative bZIP transcription factor, whose product is MYTDPITLHPRQDMPYDLRPRALQWDGVMHGNSACALPPSINSAVPFPAAHMAAPQELLLLSPQAPADPGSSQGSPSELGAGGYPDVNTTSGEAKLMNRQSNCRQSQNREAQRRFRERREQERIQLRKRMEELRAENDALSRMLAEEKNATLKLEVDNEQLTKELETLRRRWQDVLRLMADMVQQEEEVVREGDSPSTWSSSSSSWSSSSRKEVQGLRSSIMMQMLVLLFDEKGESPSRTAMARMGGVVWGSRAMID